A region from the Colwellia sp. PAMC 21821 genome encodes:
- the eda gene encoding bifunctional 4-hydroxy-2-oxoglutarate aldolase/2-dehydro-3-deoxy-phosphogluconate aldolase — protein sequence MTLFSTLMGKQKLLPIIQADSVSQGLEIAKAMATAGIGLVEVVLRTQASIDIIKAIKLELPDLKVGAGTVLDADILQQALAAGSDFIITPTISSSLLTHLAHCKVPVLPGVSNSSDILLAREFGYTELKLFPASLSGGAPFLKAMGSVFKDISFCPTGGINEKNQDEFLSLTNVFAVGGTWIANPEWVANEEWSKITAACKAAQDIA from the coding sequence ATGACATTATTTTCGACCCTAATGGGAAAGCAAAAGTTGCTGCCTATAATTCAAGCAGACTCAGTTTCTCAAGGGCTAGAAATAGCGAAAGCAATGGCTACAGCCGGTATCGGTTTGGTTGAAGTGGTACTGAGAACGCAAGCATCAATTGATATTATTAAAGCCATTAAACTTGAACTGCCAGATTTAAAAGTAGGTGCAGGTACGGTTCTCGACGCTGACATTTTACAGCAAGCGCTTGCAGCCGGTAGTGACTTTATTATTACCCCAACCATCTCAAGTAGCTTATTAACACATTTAGCACACTGTAAGGTTCCAGTGTTGCCGGGCGTGTCGAATAGTTCGGATATACTTTTAGCAAGAGAGTTTGGCTATACCGAGCTAAAATTATTCCCCGCTTCATTATCTGGTGGCGCACCATTTTTAAAAGCGATGGGATCAGTTTTTAAAGATATTTCTTTTTGTCCTACCGGCGGAATTAACGAAAAAAATCAAGATGAATTTTTATCGTTAACTAATGTTTTTGCTGTTGGTGGAACTTGGATTGCTAACCCTGAATGGGTTGCAAATGAAGAGTGGTCGAAAATTACGGCTGCATGTAAAGCTGCACAAGATATCGCTTAA
- a CDS encoding surface lipoprotein assembly modifier has protein sequence MKRILLVIFLLLLTSEAIDAKTFRDNGAFTQLKQKIQNNESASAWQLATKLENVHLGDADFDFLYGLAALKVQENERAVYAFERVVANQPNWLDAQYYLASAYYTMKNYHGAIEITQSLSQAETISPKLKASAANLKNISDAALEQQSLVIVQSVDVNVGYDSNINAGTREDNIFLPFLDQDIPLSENSKENSDSFLALGYQLMGSKALTQTSKLTFSGTSKLHYFSNDSEYNRFSVRTNLQYKKDFDAFSASAGVRAVPLWLDGSYYRTQYGATFGLSKTIDKQWLLSTQAFVGQSKNDINRLLNTDDASIQLSAQYIMQRWRHALSVVYSQEESQFVESQHNSKNTSAISYMANFAINQHWLASANISYQHQAYQHPHPFFLEKQVDDMWLFSTSILYKDSTRWSYQLSANMQDKDSNLALFSYQRAEINLSARMSF, from the coding sequence GTGAAGAGAATTCTATTAGTTATTTTCTTGTTGTTGCTCACCAGTGAAGCAATTGATGCTAAAACGTTTCGAGACAACGGTGCTTTTACGCAATTAAAACAAAAAATCCAAAACAATGAAAGTGCAAGTGCTTGGCAATTAGCAACAAAACTTGAGAACGTGCATTTAGGCGATGCTGATTTTGACTTCCTCTACGGCCTTGCTGCCCTGAAAGTACAAGAGAATGAACGTGCAGTTTATGCTTTTGAACGTGTAGTCGCTAATCAGCCTAATTGGTTAGACGCCCAGTATTATCTTGCTAGCGCTTATTACACAATGAAAAACTATCATGGGGCTATCGAAATAACCCAGTCATTAAGCCAAGCAGAAACTATTTCTCCTAAATTAAAAGCATCTGCTGCAAACCTTAAAAACATTTCTGATGCGGCTTTAGAACAGCAATCTTTAGTTATTGTACAGTCGGTGGATGTGAACGTAGGGTACGATTCAAATATAAATGCTGGTACCCGCGAAGATAATATATTTCTGCCTTTTTTAGATCAAGACATTCCATTATCTGAAAACAGTAAAGAAAACAGCGACAGTTTTTTAGCACTGGGTTATCAGTTAATGGGAAGCAAAGCATTAACTCAAACCTCTAAACTAACCTTTTCAGGTACCAGTAAGTTACATTACTTCAGCAATGACTCTGAATATAATCGATTTTCAGTCCGTACTAATTTGCAATATAAAAAGGATTTTGACGCTTTCAGTGCTAGCGCTGGCGTTAGAGCTGTTCCGCTTTGGTTAGATGGTAGCTATTACCGGACACAATATGGCGCGACCTTTGGTCTAAGTAAAACTATTGATAAGCAGTGGCTTCTTTCTACTCAGGCTTTTGTTGGGCAGTCGAAAAATGACATTAATCGGTTACTAAACACGGATGACGCCTCAATACAATTATCGGCTCAGTATATTATGCAAAGATGGCGACATGCACTTTCAGTGGTTTATTCACAAGAAGAAAGCCAATTCGTTGAAAGCCAACATAATAGTAAAAATACTAGTGCTATTAGTTATATGGCGAATTTTGCTATCAATCAACATTGGTTAGCAAGTGCAAATATCAGTTATCAGCATCAAGCTTATCAGCATCCACATCCGTTTTTTTTAGAAAAACAAGTTGATGATATGTGGCTGTTTAGTACTTCAATTTTATATAAAGACTCCACAAGATGGTCTTATCAATTAAGCGCTAACATGCAAGATAAAGATAGTAACTTGGCACTTTTTTCCTATCAACGGGCTGAAATTAATTTATCTGCTCGTATGAGCTTTTAG
- a CDS encoding FecR family protein, which translates to MNNVKFLYNKKMFKTIKLMSVFTLVMSISHTLHASDVAGKTILAKGMVEAFDQASKEKRKLKRRSEIFSVDNITTGNKSKAQFSMSDGGLITLKENTEILISQYKYNPEAGEASATLEVVNGGLRSISGLIKKSGGDYQVKTPVGSIGIRGTHFAVEVVGKDTFFAVYSGNIDVELNDNSILSLGSSEDFAFASVNAQGQVTRMTQAPAIISLGYSDTLSEDTDENTDENTDENGDSEQSSQALIVDSGESPLNSDTLENDDSLGDNDVYTESEWQGINGLPIEELIAERTGTLAYNNIIQSTVNSSVGQVSDFTMTMAIDFDNASVPGGTLSFSDSQGEWFAAYSGLINIDQLDLGINFASHGNNKADGIISAGFINGLDEIRGGFSLQEINNPAVNADGSFTIRP; encoded by the coding sequence ATGAATAATGTAAAGTTTTTATATAACAAAAAAATGTTTAAAACTATTAAACTTATGAGTGTTTTTACATTGGTGATGAGTATTAGCCACACGTTACATGCAAGTGATGTAGCGGGTAAAACGATTCTAGCCAAAGGTATGGTTGAAGCGTTTGATCAAGCCAGCAAAGAAAAGCGAAAACTGAAACGGCGCTCTGAAATATTCAGTGTCGATAACATTACCACAGGTAATAAAAGTAAAGCTCAGTTTAGTATGTCTGATGGTGGTTTAATTACCTTAAAAGAAAATACAGAAATTTTGATCAGCCAGTATAAATATAACCCTGAAGCGGGTGAAGCATCGGCAACCTTAGAAGTGGTTAACGGTGGTTTACGTTCTATCAGTGGTCTTATTAAAAAGTCTGGCGGTGATTACCAAGTAAAAACACCTGTAGGCAGTATTGGTATTCGTGGTACACACTTTGCTGTGGAAGTAGTTGGTAAAGATACTTTTTTCGCTGTTTATAGCGGTAATATTGATGTTGAATTAAATGATAACAGTATTTTATCACTAGGCAGTTCGGAAGACTTCGCGTTTGCCTCTGTAAATGCTCAAGGTCAAGTTACACGAATGACTCAGGCACCGGCTATTATCTCTTTAGGCTATTCCGATACATTATCTGAAGATACAGATGAAAATACAGATGAAAATACAGATGAAAATGGCGACAGTGAGCAATCATCACAAGCCTTAATTGTTGATTCAGGCGAAAGCCCGCTCAATTCGGATACACTTGAAAATGATGACAGCCTTGGCGATAACGATGTATATACCGAGTCAGAATGGCAAGGAATTAACGGTTTACCAATTGAAGAGTTGATAGCTGAACGCACAGGAACGCTTGCTTATAACAACATAATTCAAAGCACGGTAAATTCCAGTGTTGGACAAGTTAGCGATTTTACTATGACTATGGCAATTGACTTTGATAATGCTTCAGTCCCAGGTGGTACGTTGAGTTTTTCTGATAGCCAAGGAGAGTGGTTTGCCGCGTATTCAGGGCTGATTAATATTGATCAACTTGACCTAGGCATTAATTTCGCTTCACACGGTAATAATAAAGCCGATGGTATTATTTCTGCAGGTTTCATCAATGGTTTAGATGAAATTCGTGGTGGTTTTAGCTTACAAGAAATTAATAACCCAGCAGTTAATGCTGACGGCTCATTTACTATTCGTCCATAA
- a CDS encoding cadherin-like domain-containing protein, translating to MYIKRCIYITALLSLTACGGGESESSSEPINVTPVITVPQPSDTITVDLAGQSGVTLSVAKKVAGTQSVTNSTVSTSFSNAIGTLRHANSNGKVEGNLTIGVTASDTDVMNKVSLYLPNAERSFVLCAENCTPDFQATITGFNPQFANEIAGALRIELVVEDSLGNSAVVDALSVNWQPIQISAISASRENGVVSVSWSGNSALERYNLYAATALGITSSNAIELDNGIQQLAINGTTAQFTDVDESKNYHLLVTGIDNGGESGKSKPYTLAKLGGVANLAPIANNDNYELNEDETLTVNVLDNDVDPDGQVVIFDSIILQPFNGTLDFDEAGNFTYKPRLNFNGTDTVSYRILDGEGATAEATAIFTVLPINDNPVAVDDTYAVDASGNILAADTNLLSNDSDIDGDDLQVTIRAITPLSVVP from the coding sequence ATGTATATTAAAAGATGTATATATATTACAGCTTTATTGAGCCTAACAGCTTGTGGTGGCGGAGAGTCTGAATCGTCAAGTGAACCTATCAATGTAACACCTGTAATAACAGTTCCTCAGCCATCCGATACAATCACGGTAGACTTAGCTGGGCAGTCTGGCGTAACCCTTTCTGTGGCAAAAAAAGTGGCTGGCACACAGAGTGTAACTAATAGCACGGTTAGCACGAGCTTTTCTAATGCCATTGGCACACTAAGACATGCAAATTCAAATGGCAAAGTCGAAGGTAATTTAACTATAGGCGTAACAGCTTCAGACACTGATGTGATGAATAAAGTATCTCTTTATTTGCCAAACGCAGAGCGAAGCTTTGTTTTATGTGCTGAAAATTGTACACCTGATTTTCAAGCAACTATTACGGGGTTTAATCCGCAATTTGCGAATGAAATCGCGGGTGCTTTACGTATTGAACTTGTTGTTGAAGACAGTTTAGGCAACAGCGCTGTTGTTGATGCACTCAGTGTAAATTGGCAGCCTATTCAAATTTCAGCCATCAGTGCCAGCCGAGAGAACGGTGTGGTTTCTGTTTCATGGTCAGGTAACTCTGCACTCGAGCGTTATAATTTATACGCCGCTACAGCGCTTGGAATAACGTCGTCAAATGCCATCGAGCTTGATAACGGTATACAACAACTTGCCATTAATGGCACAACCGCGCAGTTTACTGACGTGGATGAAAGCAAAAACTATCATTTACTCGTTACCGGTATAGATAACGGCGGTGAGAGTGGAAAATCTAAACCTTACACGCTTGCTAAACTTGGCGGTGTCGCTAACTTAGCGCCCATCGCGAATAATGATAATTATGAGCTTAACGAAGATGAAACGTTAACGGTTAATGTCTTAGATAATGATGTGGACCCTGACGGACAAGTCGTCATATTTGACAGTATTATACTTCAACCATTTAACGGTACATTAGATTTTGACGAAGCCGGCAATTTTACTTATAAGCCACGTTTAAACTTTAACGGTACAGATACGGTCAGTTATAGAATTCTTGACGGCGAAGGTGCAACAGCTGAAGCCACGGCTATATTTACAGTATTACCGATAAATGATAACCCGGTTGCTGTAGATGATACTTACGCAGTTGATGCGAGTGGTAATATTCTTGCCGCTGATACTAATTTATTAAGTAATGATTCTGATATTGACGGCGATGATCTGCAAGTTACAATTCGAGCTATCACCCCCCTCAGCGTGGTACCTTAA